A genomic segment from Mastomys coucha isolate ucsf_1 unplaced genomic scaffold, UCSF_Mcou_1 pScaffold7, whole genome shotgun sequence encodes:
- the LOC116081987 gene encoding LOW QUALITY PROTEIN: serpin B9-like (The sequence of the model RefSeq protein was modified relative to this genomic sequence to represent the inferred CDS: substituted 1 base at 1 genomic stop codon), with protein sequence MSALSEANGTFAIQLLKMLCESNPSQNVCYSPVSISSALAMVFLGAKGQTEVQISQALGLNKMKDIHRGFRLLLRKLNKPDRNYSLRVANRLFADKTSEVLSPFKESSLRFYDSEMEQLSFAEATEESRQHINTWVSKQTEGXIPELLSHDSVSSKTRLVLVNALYFKGMWAQHFCKESTREMPFKINKDEKKPVQMMHQKGMFKLAYVKEVSSLLLEIPYQGMELSMVVLLLDKGVDLNKVENDLTFEKLAAWTKPDIMWAKGVNIFLPKFKLQEEYEMNSVLQRLGMMDVFEEAKADLPGMSPEKNLCLSKVVHKSVVEVNEEGTDAAAASADSIIPCCSGGSSQFRSDHPFLFFIRHNKTNSILFCGRFSSP encoded by the exons ATGAGTGCTCTGTCTGAAGCAAATGGCACCTTTGCCATTCAGCTATTGAAGATGCTATGTGAAAGCAACCCTTCTCAAAATGTATGTTATTCTCCTGTAAGCATCTCCTCTGCTCTAGCTATGGTCTTCTTGGGTGCAAAGGGACAGACAGAAGTCCAGATATCTCAG GCACTTGGTTTGAACAAGATGAAAGACATCCATCGGGGCTTCCGGTTGCTTCTCAggaagctgaacaagccagacaGAAATTACTCCCTTAGAGTGGCCAACAGGCTCTTTGCAGACAAAACTTCTGAAGTCCTCTCA CCCTTTAAGGAGTCTTCTCTTCGCTTCTATGACTCAGAGATGGAGCAGCTCTCCTTTGCTGAAGCTACAGAGGAGTCCAGGCAACACATAAACACCTGGGTCTCCAAACAGACTGAAG GCTAAATTCCAGAGTTGTTGTCACACGACTCAGTTAGTTCAAAGACCAGGCTGGTTCTCGTCAATGCCTTGTATTTCAAAGGGATGTGGGCTCAACATTTTTGCAAAGAATCTACCAGGGAAATgccatttaaaataaacaag G ATGAGAAAAAGCCAGTGCAGATGATGCATCAAAAAGGAATGTTTAAGCTTGCCTATGTAAAGGAGGTGTCATCTCTGTTGTTAGAGATTCCCTACCAGGGCAtggagctgagcatggtggtccTACTCCTAGATAAGGGTGTAGACCTCAACAAG GTGGAAAACGATCTCACTTTTGAAAAGTTAGCAGCCTGGACCAAACCAGACATTATGTGGGCCAAAGGGGTTAACATTTTCCTTCCAAAATTTAAACTCCAAGAGGAGTATGAGATGAACTCTGTGCTTCAGCGATTGGGAATGATGGATGTTTTTGAAGAGGCCAAGGCTGATTTACCAGGAATGTCTCCAGAGAAAAACCTGTGTCTGTCCAAGGTTGTTCACAAGAGTGTAGTGGAGGTCAATGAGGAAGGCACAGATGCTGCAGCGGCCTCTGCTGACAGCATCATTCCTTGTTGTTCTGGTGGCTCATCACAGTTCCGTTCTGAccaccccttccttttcttcatcagGCACAACAAAACCAACAGTATTCTGTTCTGTGGCAGGTTCTCATCTCCATAA